The Apium graveolens cultivar Ventura chromosome 6, ASM990537v1, whole genome shotgun sequence genome contains a region encoding:
- the LOC141665815 gene encoding uncharacterized protein LOC141665815: MARQEKSLEEMYAGLVLEEEDEGGIVVANTEIVEQRQSYVLIGKFLTEKNINFQAMQNIMATLWRPKEGMKVHDIGGLRYSFVFFHKMDVQKVLEGGPWSFEQATLVLHQLVTREDPSAVKLQDVEMWVQVYDIPRGLLSENILRSVDNLVGKFIRMDTNALDGVWKPYARIRVMINVEKPLKRRLKIKREGDSWNWVNFKYERLGTFCFVCGILGHSERDCNIINENPDKVVDKAYGVWLRAPSKNATKSNAGARWLRTTSDGSSSWMR, translated from the coding sequence ATGGCACGACAGGAAAAGTCATTGGAGGAGATGTATGCGGGacttgttcttgaagaagaggaTGAAGGTGGAATAGTGGTTGCGAATACAGAGATAGTAGAACAGAGACAATCCTATGTATTGATTGGTAAATTTCTAACGGAGAAAAATATCAATTTCCAAGCTATGCAGAATATAATGGCTACGTTATGGAGACCAAAGGAGGGTATGAAAGTGCATGACATTGGGGGGCTGAGATATTCGTTTGTGTTTTTTCATAAAATGGATGTCCAGAAGGTGCTTGAGGGGGGGCCTTGGTCATTTGAACAAGCTACGTTGGTCTTGCATCAGTTGGTAACAAGAGAGGATCCAAGCGCAGTTAAGTTGCAGGATGTGGAGATGTGGGTGCAAGTTTATGACATCCCGAGGGGTTTGCTATCTGAAAATATTTTGAGGAGTGTTGATAATTTAGTTGGTAAGTTTATACGTATGGATACAAACGCATTGGATGGAGTCTGGAAACCCTATGCACGTATTAGAGTAATGATAAATGTGGAAAAGCCATTGAAAAGGAGGTTAAAAATTAAAAGAGAGGGAGATAGCTGGAATTGGGTTAATTTCAAGTATGAGCGACTGGGGACGTTCTGCTTTGTATGTGGTATTCTGGGTCATTCAGAACGAGATTGCAACATCATCAATGAGAATCCAGATAAGGTAGTGGATAAAGCTTATGGGGTGTGGTTACGTGCCCCATCGAAAAATGCTACAAAAAGTAATGCTGGTGCGAGATGGTTGAGGACTACGAGTGATGGAAGTAGTTCATGGATGAGATGA
- the LOC141665816 gene encoding uncharacterized protein LOC141665816, translated as MAHTGHGEGKKQPRFMEVDGVVREINGETGGVAVKGRDPRANEKDMIMKITDGHNANEDVGRDNMETTKIVFDSKRKRIEDKEAETKEGNQDGVTLENQIIVPLNLRMAGPVVQARQGSWVLLRGTVVGWPTHGQKNKKKLGFIGCFAVDARGHGGGVALFWKNEGGITVINSCYNFIDFEVMHEQLGRWRYTGYYGFPERGRRTEAWDMLRNLATASMLPWCIIGDFNDLMTVDEKKGGQCHPRALLNGFSEAVSDCGLFDLGYTGDKFTWERFRGTDRWVLERLDRGLANTAWKELFPNAEVRVHEVSTSDHMPLCLQLHKQVYMPREKCFRFENMWIHEKECRNIVKDCWNKVGSVELMGKLARCCLRLEEWGGGLIKNLKFKLSNCRREMQRLRSRRDVHGVRKYNEARWNYLRLLEKQEIFWKQRAKQYLLKDGDNNTRFSHKFASVRKEHNRIKKLKDENGEWQETEDGIQNIIVKYFENIFTATETEEQMSEMTNFRRYFDHGELPDEINRTLVCLIPKVKHPNQVSDLRPISLCNVLVRILSKVMANRLKTCLNLIISNNQSAFVEGRLLTDNALLAFEINHHIHRKTQGGTGEAALKIDISKAYDRLEWRYMELMMNRFGFPPVWISRVMQLVTTVSYIFLRDGKVFGDVRPYRGVRQGDPISPYLYIMCAEGLTGILSKYEESGLVHGCNVARSAPRITHLLFADDCYLFFKAEQTEARHMRSILQTYERLSGQMINFGKSDIVFSPNTCAVERSQICEILGLNEKPRPGKYLGMPIFVGRSKRGAFEFISDRIQGKLQAWCNKDLSKAGKLTLIKSSAQTTPNFWMSLFLIPDSLCDEIERKMNAFLWGGGSNNRGVKWITWKRLCMAKEFGGLGLKELKKFNMAMLAKQGWRLLTEANPLVSAIMKSKYYAGKNLLNAELGCNPSYVWREIFAVLDAVKTVHDERLVTVRIR; from the exons ATGGCACATACAGGTCACGGTGAAGGGAAGAAGCAACCAAGGTTCATGGAGGTGGATGGAGTGGTTAGAGAAATTAACGGGGAAACTGGTGGGGTTGCAGTTAAGGGGCGTGATCCTAGGGCGAATGAGAAGGATATGATCATGAAAATAACGGATGGGCATAATGCAAACGAGGATGTGGGGAGGGATAATATGGAAACAACTAAGATTGTGTTtgattcaaaaagaaagagaatAGAGGATAAGGAGGCAGAAACTAAGGAGGGAAATCAGGATGGAGTAACTTTGGAAAACCAGATAATCGTGCCTTTAAACTTGCGAATGGCGGGTCCTGTGGTCCAGGCCCGCCAAGGGTCATGGGTCTTATTGCGTGGAACTGTCGTGGGCTGGCCAACCCACGGACA aaagaataaaaaaaaattaggTTTTATAGGTTGTTTTGCTGTAGATGCTCGTGGACATGGAGGAGGGGTGGCGTTATTTTGGAAGAATGAGGGAGGTATAACAGTGATCAATAGTTGTTATAATTTTATTGATTTTGAGGTGATGCATGAACAATTGGGTAGATGGAGATACACAGGTTACTACGGGTTTCCAGAACGGGGTAGAAGGACTGAGGCTTGGGATATGTTGAGAAATTTGGCTACAGCATCTATGTTGCCATGGTGTATTATTGGCGACTTTAATGATCTAATGACAGTCGATGAGAAGAAAGGAGGTCAGTGTCACCCTCGTGCATTGTTGAATGGTTTCTCGGAAGCTGTAAGTGATTGTGGCTTATTTGATTTGGGGTATACAGGAGATAAGTTTACTTGGGAACGTTTCAGGGGAACTGATAGGTGGGTACTTGAAAGATTGGACAGGGGTTTGGCGAATACGGCTTGGAAAGAGTTATTTCCAAATGCTGAGGTTCGAGTTCATGAGGTTTCTACATCAGATCATATGCCGTTATGTCTTCAGTTACATAAACAGGTATACATGCCTCGTGAAAAATGTTTTCGGTTTGAAAATATGTGGATACATGAAAAAGAATGTAGGAATATTGTAAAGGATTGCTGGAATAAGGTGGGATCAGTTGAGTTAATGGGTAAATTAGCTAGGTGTTGCTTGAGACTAGAGGAATGGGGTGGGggtttaataaaaaatttgaagtTTAAGCTGTCGAATTGTCGAAGAGAAATGCAAAGATTGAGATCAAGAAGGGATGTTCATGGGGTTAGGAAGTATAATGAAGCGCGATGGAATTATTTAAGGTTGTTGGAAAAGCAGGAGATTTTTTGGAAGCAAAGAGCTAAACAGTATTTGCTCAAGGATGGTGATAATAACACCCGTTTTTCCCATAAATTTGCATCTGTACGAAAGGAGCATAACAGAATTAAGAAGTTAAAGGATGAGAATGGAGAGTGGCAAGAAACTGAGGATGGGATTCAAAATATTATTGTTAAgtattttgaaaatatttttacaGCTACTGAAACAGAGGAACAAATGTCGGAGATGACTAATTTTAG GAGGTATTTTGATCATGGTGAATTGCCAGACGAGATAAATAGGACCCTTGTGTGTCTTATTCCAAAGGTGAAGCATCCTAATCAGGTTTCTGATTTGCGACCGATATCACTTTGCAATGTCTTAGTGAGAATTCTGTCTAAAGTTATGGCCAATAGACTGAAAACATGTTTGAATTTGATTATCTCAAATAATCAAAGTGCTTTTGTAGAAGGACGCCTTCTTACGGATAATGCGCTGCTTGCATTTGAAATTAATCATCATATTCATAGAAAAACGCAGGGAGGTACTGGGGAGGCTGCGTTAAAAATTGACATATCTAAGGCCTATGATAGGTTAGAGTGGAGGTATATGGAGTTGATGATGAATAGATTTGGGTTTCCACCAGTTTGGATCAGTCGAGTTATGCAGTTGGTTACGACAGTTTCTTATATTTTTTTGAGGGATGGAAAAGTTTTTGGAGATGTGCGCCCCTATCGAGGTGTTAGACAAGGAGATCCAATCTCCCCgtatttatatattatgtgtgCTGAGGGGCTGACAGGGATCCTGAGCAAGTATGAAGAAAGTGGTTTGGTTCATGGGTGCAATGTGGCTCGAAGTGCACCGAGAATAACACATCTGCTCTTTGCAGATGActgttatttattttttaaagCTGAGCAAACAGAGGCACGTCATATGAGGAGTATTTTGCAGACGTATGAAAGGTTATCGGGACAAATGATTAATTTTGGAAAGTCTGATATAGTTTTTAGTCCCAATACGTGTGCAGTGGAACGGAGTCAGATTTGTGAAATTTTGGGGCTTAATGAGAAGCCAAGGCCAGGAAAGTATCTGGGTATGCCTATATTTGTGGGCAGAAGTAAGAGGGGGGCTTTTGAGTTCATCAGTGATAGAATTCAAGGAAAGTTGCAAGCATGGTGTAATAAAGATTTATCTAAAGCTGGGAAGTTGACTCTGATTAAATCATCGGCGCAGACAACTCCAAATTTCTGGATGAGTCTGTTTCTTATCCCTGATTCATTATGTGATGAGATTGAAAGAAAAATGAATGCATTTTTATGGGGAGGAGGCTCAAATAATAGAGGAGTAAAATGGATTACGTGGAAACGATTGTGTATGGCAAAAGAGTTTGGAGGGCTGGGTTTAAAAGAATTAAAGAAGTTTAATATGGCTATGTTGGCCAAACAAGGTTGGAGACTTCTTACAGAGGCTAACCCGCTAGTGAGTGCAATTATGAAGTCTAAATATTATGCAGGAAAGAATTTGTTGAATGCTGAACTAGGGTGTAATCCTAGTTATGTGTGGAGGGAGATTTTTGCAGTGTTAGATGCGGTTAAAACTGTGCACGACGAAAGATTGGTAACGGTGAGGATACGATGA
- the LOC141667377 gene encoding uncharacterized protein LOC141667377: protein MEDMASLWNYQESMDELKQKLLYASFELESVKSQASKEMKQMIQLLEKTIMERNEARDQLDKLVNKLMIPSAKPTTEILSAMPRISPENTLVKPTRANSSITESNSFSDQPYNYHTQNSSPVESLFDAVTSPDFSNLNDHQIVDPSNMAFMNYEPLVQDYNVPSVVVKVDQGSLIIDNLVKGKTLPQKGNLVQSVLGAGPLLKTLLVAGPLPKWKNPPPLQPFHIPPVSIKGCNVENLGLRVSENSSYSLVPMNSKSSIEMSCVTSQMIPMSVANYGNGTPGSCVGSGRSTMSSGNVNNFVAGKRQRFH, encoded by the exons ATGGAAGATATGGCTTCTTTATGGAATTATCAAGAG AGTATGGATGAATTGAAGCAGAAGCTCCTCTACGCTAGTTTTGAACTTGAGTCTGTAAAATCACAAGCTAGTAAGGAAATGAAGCAAATGATTCAACTCCTGGAGAAAACTATTATGGAAAGAAATGAAGCTAGAGATCAACTGGACAAGCTAGTCAACAAGCTCATGATTCCTTCAGCAAAACCGACGACTGAAATATTGTCTGCGATGCCTCGAATTTCCCCTGAAAATACCCTAGTGAAGCCCACCAGAGCAAATTCAAGTATAACAGAATCCAACAGCTTCTCTGATCAACCATACAATTACCATACACAAAATTCTTCCCCAGTTGAATCCCTTTTTGACGCGGTGACATCACCTGATTTTTCAAACCTTAATGACCACCAGATTGTTGATCCAAGTAACATGGCATTTATGAATTATGAGCCACTTGTTCAAGACTATAATGTTCCTTCAGTAGTTGTGAAAGTTGATCAGGGTTCTTTGATTATTGATAATCTTGTGAAAGGGAAAACATTGCCTCAAAAGGGTAATCTCGTGCAATCTGTACTAGGAGCAGGGCCACTTCTTAAGACACTTCTTGTGGCCGGCCCACTGCCAAAATGGAAAAATCCGCCACCACTGCAGCCCTTTCATATTCCTCCGGTTTCCATAAAAGGTTGTAATGTGGAAAATTTAGGCCTAAGGGTGTCTGAGAATTCAAGTTATTCCCTTGTACCAATGAACTCAAAATCTTCTATTGAGATGTCTTGTGTGACTTCACAAATGATTCCGATGTCTGTGGCGAATTACGGAAACGGGACACCCGGTTCATGTGTTGGAAGTGGAAGGTCTACGATGTCGTCTGGAAATGTCAACAATTTTGTAGCTGGCAAGAGACAGAGGTTTCACTAA